One segment of Triticum aestivum cultivar Chinese Spring chromosome 2A, IWGSC CS RefSeq v2.1, whole genome shotgun sequence DNA contains the following:
- the LOC123186734 gene encoding uncharacterized protein, which yields MTAPMTSIHEEEDEMVGATQGEKEMEELCCEQQIENEEKKEVLTHEDDEESEVSDDDDGGESSSMISKRQIRKLCEELQATLSLLKIDIEPAAPLREDDTGEWPLPTIHSILEQFKDLRRRTSRLRGKLLPFVERYEEEQAKRHTYEGLDEEEKARRMMEREEEFFDSYRQGTEFSSPRVTFEQQTTLSPMYFTHWTPGLPLPYNAETEGVSMQVYSFKITEIMCDLRWPLQVYGVVAARDNSDRKRNIIFDRPRHNCQKLTSDDPFLRLTGPSRAIMALSPVDFEVQLKLKGATPTTDRSLMNLREHYIGSTSADGLDTLTFENCLCTAELRVEELSSSVQATFVSVRVRGGPWPFEYGGRIACSSPPHEVVCVDPKGIAQVVDDSSCFQVVLLDSHDCVCGKMPVGKYGFLDLSRRLVSVELRKENSRQFKDSLKVFFQAYSESGGIAAQAHVKIRPKPCNISQHTCDLGGSKVEITVAWSAIVRTDLC from the exons ATGACTGCGCCGATGACCAGTATtcacgaggaggaggacgagatgGTCGGAGCTACTCAGGGGGAGAAGGAGATGGAGGAACTCTGCTGTGAGCAACAGATCGagaacgaggagaagaaggaggtgCTGACTCATgaggatgatgaggagagcgaggtgtctgatgatgatgatggaggcgAATCGAGCTCCATGATCTCCAAGCGCCAGATCAGGAAGCTCTGTGAGGAATTGCAAGCGACCTTGTCTTTGCTGAAGATAGACATCGAGCCAGCAGCCCCGCTAAGGGAAGACGACACCGGCGAGTGGCCGTTGCCGACAATCCACTCCATATTAGAGCAGTTCAAGGATCTGCGCCGCCGCACCTCCAGGCTGAGGGGGAAGCTGCTGCCTTTCGTGGAAAGGTACGAGGAGGAGCAGGCTAAGCGGCACACGTACGAGGGTCTCGACGAGGAAGAGAAGGCGAGGAGGATGATGGAGCGGGAAGAGGAGTTCTTCGACAGCTACCGCCAAGGCACCGAGTTCTCATCCCCCCGCGTCACATTCGAGCAGCAGA CTACATTGAGCCCCATGTATTTCACGCATTGGACGCCCGGACTGCCCCTACCCTACAATGCTGAGACGGAAGGGGTCAGCATGCAGGTCTACTCTTTCAAGATCACCGAGATCATGTGCGATCTGCGTTGGCCGCTCCAAGTGTATGGCGTCGTCGCCGCACGAGACAACTCGGACCGCAAGCGCAACATCATCTTTGATCGGCCGAGGCACAACTGCCAGAAGCTCACCTCAGAT GATCCCTTTTTGCGCTTGACCGGCCCGTCTCGGGCGATTATGGCTCTTAGCCCCGTTGACTTTGAGGTCCAGCTGAAACTTAAGGGTGCGACGCCGACAACAGACAGATCACTGATGAACCTTAGAGAACATTACATAGGCAGTACTAGTGCTGACGGTTTAGATACTCTCACCTTTGAAAACTGCCTTTGCACAGCGGAGTTAAGAGTGGAGGAACTTTCTAGTTCGGTCCAGGCCACTTTCGTGAGTGTCCGCGTCCGTGGAGGTCCATGGCCTTTTGAATACGGAGGTCGGATTGCTTGCTCCTCACCACCTCACGAAGTTGTGTGCGTGGATCCCAAAGGCATTGCACAAGTTGTTGATGATTCTTCATGCTTCCAAGTTGTGCTGCTCGATTCTCATGACTGTGTGTGTGGAAAAATGCCAGTTGGCAAATATGGTTTCCTCGATCTGTCAAGACGGCTTGTTTCTGTCGAACTACGGAAAGAGAACTCCCGGCAATTCAAAGATAGCCTGAAAGTTTTCTTTCAAGCCTATTCAGAATCTGGTGGCATTGCTGCACAAGCTCATGTCAAGATCAGGCCCAAGCCTTGCAACATAAGTCAGCACACTTGCGATCTTGGTGGCTCTAAGGTGGAGATTACTGTTGCTTGGTCAGCCATTGTTAGGACCGACCTATGTTAG